From Anopheles arabiensis isolate DONGOLA chromosome 3, AaraD3, whole genome shotgun sequence, a single genomic window includes:
- the LOC120905114 gene encoding amyloid protein-binding protein 2-like: MISELFQTMHKARFSGIRIVPENSPSLQQTCVRAFVESVRRTRTQQQQCSEERLMQLQFLPAPLLTPILDRMCRYPELRSMLRDELTDPVLFMKLFNGYAPDYDTLEKCLREAARTVGRPAVLRDLAHNYCDMLRTELRVASLRKGETRDQPRIRARVLESLRFGDYLYEAGWCRCGAVVLTLAQDLLELLVPPATRALQLECLVRLLRAQIGACLTARASHTVQRLHAFLQQVGESAPQLPLVKAYLQLGSYYYHVQDYDRCHQWALRALASAADGDDAPAKGDVIDVLQLIALFCVAKERHDLANMLISQAVQRARTEYGGLHRKYADVLQQYGFVLLRMNAILPAITAFTECLDVTGRVYGLLSPHAVVLEGYLAHCLYLRSHTTGRFDMALRHAETALELASQLMPASRRVREQLERTRDLILRGPDQRRDTKESQPSRERDYHPFTLREIKEKFFELDSSFERDGLACSG, from the coding sequence aTGATTTCGGAACTGTTCCAAACGATGCACAAGGCCCGCTTCAGCGGCATCCGGATCGTGCCGGAAAACTCGCCCTCGCTGCAGCAAACGTGCGTCCGCGCGTTCGTCGAGAGCGTGCGCAGGACGcggacgcagcagcagcagtgcagcgAGGAGCGGCTGATGCAGCTGCAGTTCCTGCCGGCCCCGCTGCTGACGCCCATCCTCGACCGCATGTGCCGCTATCCCGAGCTGCGCAGCATGCTGCGCGACGAGCTCACCGATCCGGTCCTGTTCATGAAGCTGTTCAACGGGTACGCACCGGACTACGACACGCTGGAGAAGTGTCTGCGGGAGGCGGCCCGCACCGTCGGCCGGCCCGCCGTCCTGCGCGATCTCGCCCACAACTACTGTGATATGTTGCGCACCGAGCTGCGCGTGGCGTCGTTGCGCAAGGGCGAAACGCGCGACCAGCCGCGCATCCGGGCGCGGGTGCTCGAATCGCTTCGGTTCGGCGACTACCTGTACGAGGCCGGCTGGTGCCGGTGCGGCGCCGTGGTACTGACGCTCGCGCAGGACCTGCTCGAGCTGCTGGTACCGCCCGCCACCCGTGCCCTGCAGCTGGAGTGTCTGGTGCGGTTGCTGCGCGCCCAAATCGGTGCCTGCCTGACGGCGCGCGCCTCCCACACCGTGCAGCGGCTGCACGCGTTCCTGCAGCAGGTCGGCGAGTCGGCCCCCCAACTACCCCTAGTCAAGGCGTACCTGCAGCTCGGCAGCTACTACTACCACGTGCAGGACTACGACCGCTGCCACCAGTGGGCGCTGCGGGCGCTCGCCTCCGCCGCCGACGGGGACGACGCACCGGCCAAGGGTGACGTCATCGACGTGCTGCAGCTGATCGCGCTGTTCTGCGTCGCGAAGGAGCGCCACGATCTGGCCAACATGCTGATCAGTCAGGCGGTGCAGCGGGCCCGCACCGAGTACGGCGGCCTGCATCGCAAGTACGCGGACGTCCTGCAGCAGTACGGGTTCGTGCTGCTGCGCATGAACGCCATCCTGCCCGCGATCACCGCGTTCACCGAGTGTCTGGACGTGACCGGGCGCGTGTACGGGCTGCTCAGCCCGCACGCCGTCGTGCTCGAGGGCTACCTCGCCCACTGTCTCTATCTGCGGTCCCACACGACCGGCCGGTTCGATATGGCGCTGCGGCATGCCGAGACGGCGCTCGAGCTGGCCAGCCAGCTGATGCCGGCGAGTCGCCGCGTCCGGGAGCAGCTCGAGCGCACGCGCGATCTGATCCTGCGCGGACCGGACCAGCGCCGGGACACCAAAGAAAGTCAACCGTCGCGCGAACGCGACTACCATCCCTTCACGCTGCGCGAGATCAAAGAGAAGTTCTTCGAGCTGGACTCGTCCTTCGAGCGTGACGGGCTTGCCTGCAGCGGCTAG